TGGTCATACCAGCATTCGCAACCCCTGATCAACCCCCGGCTACAACCGCACCCGTCACCATCGCGCCCGTGACGACCGCGCCGCCGGTCACCACCGTGCCGCCCGTGACCACTACCCCGCCGGTCACGACGAAACCGCCGGTCACGACCAATCCGCCCGTCACGCCTCCGTCGCTTCCGAAACCTGTTGAGCCGGAAGACCCCTACGGCCCCGACGGCTTCGACGTCTGGGGCTACGACCGGTGGGGTTATGACCGCTGGGGCTACGACCGCTGGGGCTACGACCGCTGGGGCTACGACCGGCAGGGCTACAACGCCCAGGGCTACACCTCGAAGGGCTGCGCCCGTTCCGGCGAGGACCGGCCCGACGCCGACAAGCTGGCCTGCGAACAACGCAGGACGCGACCTTTCACCGGCAGTGCGGGCGGCTGACCCCCGAACAGTCCCCCGCGCCAGGACCAGCAGCGGACATCACCTCGTCGACGATTCCGACGGTGTGGGACATGCCGGTCGGCCCGAAACACAATTGTTGTTGGGGAATTCGGTGACCCAATGAAATCCGCTCTGCCGCAGCGTGAAATGGTCTGCCTCGTAGCGGGTCAGTTCCACCGTGACCGGATGTCCATCCAGTTCACCATTGAGCCGCAGCCGATTCGGCGCGGGACCCTCGACGGTGAAGCTGGCCCACGGTGCGGCGGAGTCGGATTCATTCCAAGAACGCAGCATGAGCCGCTGTGCATCATCGCTGATTTCCGCCCGTATGCGCTGGAACCGATCATCCATTGTCTGGATATCCGCGGTGGCGCGCTGTTCGAACACCACTCGACGCCAACGTGTTCCATCGCCGAGCAAGGCCGGTACCGACTGCCCGTCCCGGGTGAACGCGCTGACCTCCCAAATCCCGTATAACTCCGATCTGGACTCGCGCTGCTGCCAGGACACCACGCCATTGACCGTCCCTACCACTATCAGCCATACCAGCAGCCCCACCTGAATCCTCGCGACGACCCGCCGTCCGCAGGAGGTCCGGAAGGGTTGCGGCGCGGTCGACGGTCCGGCGGCGTTGCCTAGCAATACCGCCGTGATTCGGTACGCCTCGGGGGCCACCAGTACCAGCGCCATGAGCAATACATGGAACGACAAAATCTTCACCGGCACGTCGTAGGTCATGTTCAGAATCCACACCTGCGCCGCACTGACTACGGTCAGCAGCGCCCCGGCCACCGCGGTGCGCGGCACGAGAAGCAGTACGCCGCACAGTATTTCCGCGATTCCGAGCAGGCTCTCGTATACCGGCGACACCCCGACCTGGCTCCACAGCACGCCCATCGGCGTGAGATCACCGAACGGCTCCAGCAACCGGGTCAGCGACGGCGACGGCATTTGGAGCGGGAAGGCTTTGACGAAGCCGTAACTCAGCATCGTCCCCGCCAGGCACACCCGCACGAACACCAGCAACCAGCCCGCCGCCGTGCGGTATTCGGTGCGCTTGCGGTCCAGGACGCTCCACGCCGCCGTGACGGTCACCGCTATCACGAGAATGCAGAACGACAGCACCCAGTCATAGGCAGTATCGCCGCTGCCCGAGTCCCGGCGCACAACCGCAGTACCGAAAACCGTGCGCCCCACCCATTCGACCACCGGCTGCGGCCATTCCACGGCGATCGGCCGCCACCACACCACCAGTCCAGGAAATTCCAGGATGACCTGAGACAGCAACGCTAACAGGCCGAAATACATCAGACCGAATCGAACCAGAATCCTAGTGATCAGCTTCCAACGCTCGGCTTCCGGCCGCTCCGGCTCCTCGGCATCGAGGCCCGGCTCGACG
This DNA window, taken from Nocardia sp. XZ_19_385, encodes the following:
- a CDS encoding DoxX family protein; amino-acid sequence: MSVRTVEPGLDAEEPERPEAERWKLITRILVRFGLMYFGLLALLSQVILEFPGLVVWWRPIAVEWPQPVVEWVGRTVFGTAVVRRDSGSGDTAYDWVLSFCILVIAVTVTAAWSVLDRKRTEYRTAAGWLLVFVRVCLAGTMLSYGFVKAFPLQMPSPSLTRLLEPFGDLTPMGVLWSQVGVSPVYESLLGIAEILCGVLLLVPRTAVAGALLTVVSAAQVWILNMTYDVPVKILSFHVLLMALVLVAPEAYRITAVLLGNAAGPSTAPQPFRTSCGRRVVARIQVGLLVWLIVVGTVNGVVSWQQRESRSELYGIWEVSAFTRDGQSVPALLGDGTRWRRVVFEQRATADIQTMDDRFQRIRAEISDDAQRLMLRSWNESDSAAPWASFTVEGPAPNRLRLNGELDGHPVTVELTRYEADHFTLRQSGFHWVTEFPNNNCVSGRPACPTPSESSTR